A segment of the Stigmatopora nigra isolate UIUO_SnigA chromosome 15, RoL_Snig_1.1, whole genome shotgun sequence genome:
GTGCACCAAAacataatgtgaaaaaaacccTTACCTCTTTAGGAGAACAAGATGGCAGTGTGTGCACTGACCATGCTGGACGGGATGGGAGGGGACGCCACAGTGGTAGGTGGCGGCCTACTGGTGGCCCTGGCACTTGTCCTGGCGTGGCTCTCAACCCACGTAGCTGACCGTGGTGACCACATCCTGGGCGCCATCCTGACGACGGGCACCCACTCCTCCGTCATTAGCGTCGGAGGGGACTCGGGTGGTAACACCACGGCCGATACACCTGAACAGACAGGTGCCAGCCCACCTGCTTTGGAAAACAAGCCGGATGACGTGGACGCGGACGAAGGGGCGTCACCTGAGGATGCAGATTTGCTGTTGGACATTCAGAGCAAAGCACCACCGGGGGGGAGCCTTTGCGCTTCGGATGTGGATGAAGAAGATGATTACGGTGATGAAGAGGAGCTCGAGGATGGATGTAAAAAAGGCTTGAGCACTTCTGTTCCGCCGTCCTTTTGTGTGCGCCTCAAGTTTTTAAACGACACTGAGGAAGTGGCTGTCGTCAAGCCTCACCATACTGTGGACCAACTCAAAAGGTAAATTGGGTTTTTATGGCATTACAGTTTGGGCCAAAAAACAGCCCAGCAATCACATGTAATATTGCCATTTTTAGAGGTAAATAACTTTGAGGAACTGTTATTTACCTTGTGTATTTCTCCTTGATCAGTAAGTACTTCTCTGGGCGTGAGCATCAGATCAAGCTGATCTACCAAGGCCAACTCCTGCAGGACTCCAAGAGAACTCTTCTATCGCTCAACGTGACTCACAACAGCGTCATCCACTGCCACGTCTCGCAGGCCCCTCATGATGTAAACCCAGCGGCAGGAGAGGCCGGTTCCCTCCAAGGGGCCACAACAGTCTCTGGTGGCTTGCGGCCACCGGGCATGGTCATAAGCACGGGCAGCCTGGTGGTGCCCGTGTTCGTAGTGATCCTGGCTGTGGTGTGGTATTTCCGCATCAACTACCGCCAGTTCTTCACCGCGCCCGCCACCATCTCACTGGTGGGCGTCACTGTCTTCTTTAGCTTCCTCATCTTTGGCATGAATAGCCGCTGAAGAAACTAATTTCCAAACTCAAGCTATTTTCGCCAAAGTCCTGAAAGTCTTATAGTTGGATCATCCACATGCTGTAAATCTATGGAACACATTTCACATTATACTTATATACAGCAATGGAACATCATTAAAACcaccaaagaggaaaaaacgAGTGGGGACCTGCATTTGACATCACCAAAACCCtgtctacgttttttttttggctaattgAGAGGGGATGGGATGGACCTATGAACTATATTGTTGTTAATTTGAGCTTTCTATTGTTTAAGGCTGCTTACCAAATCAATGATTTAGTGctaatattttttcaatgtgtagAAACTAATTTAAAGGCTAAAATAATTGATGAAAGTAGCCCATGCCTGGTGTATTTTGTGTACAATTGTGTATTtagtgtaaataaaataaatagtagcTAAATTTGGCacttatgtggaaaaaatgatcTGGACTCtgacattttcaattaaaagcATTGGAAAACCCTaccattctttctttcttttttatttacgAACATGAGTAATGCAGGACAGtgctcaaaatatatatatttttttacatttgttgaTATTTAGAGCAGACttcaacaggaaaaaaacaccatacaAAACCACACCGgactataaaaatatacacGTTTAGATTTCAAATATGTGACCTTACCTTCTCCATCTCCACCACCATTGATAATTATAAATGTGCAATCacaatgtttgtattttgaatACAAGGTACGATGCAATGTCACGTTAACATTTGGATCCTTACATCAATCAGATAATCAGGTCTTCATAATAATCatgacaaaactgaaaatatagcTCACAACTCACAAGTATACAAAAGTAGCATTTTTCTGCAAATCGTGGCCAGCAACAACTTATTGTGGAGAATCCACATCCATCTTTTGGGGTACATGGCGCCACTAATTGAAGAAATACGTTACACAAGTCGCAACTTCACCTAAAATAGACAGCAGTAAAGAAAGCAAAAGGAATGTGTGTTTGGGCACCTGAATGCATCGTCCTGACAGATATCCTTTCCTTTCAAGTTTGAGCTGTGGAGGGGGAGTGTCTTCTGGCGCTAGTTCAAATCGTCATAGATGCTAGAAATAGAAGGAGCGGGAAGTTTGGGTCGTTTTTTCTTAGTGGGCAAGCTAACATTACTCTGTGAGACAGTGCCATTGCTGCCACTCGATAGATTTCCGCTTGTTCCTTCACTGGCTCCTGCCGCACTGTTCATGGCAAGTGACGttcgtttcttttttttgggcctGCGGGGGTCCGAATGGTTGGTGCCTGGAAGACAAAATGGGATGGAAGCGTGCAGGAATGAGgtacacacattgaaaacagTGAAATGTGCTACATAGCAAATGATTCCTTACTGGCTCGAGAAGATGCAGAGTCGGTGGGCGAAACCTCTGGCGAGTCTTCCCACTGCAGGCGGCTGATGAGGTTCTGAGACCCACCGGCATCCCCTTGAAGATCGAACGTGCCACTTTCTACCATGGCGTCGGCATCAGGCAGGGAAGATCTGTTGACCATGGCAAACACACAAGTTTGGTGCCTGATTGGCCTAAAAACATCAATTCCACCTTTTCAAAGTGAAACCCAGCAACATAACagtatgttatttttcttctttcattgATGATTGGCTAGAAGAAATTACATGGATGTTAATGAGGAGGCGTCTATTTTGAGTTTCAAAATGTGGCGCCCTAGCTTCATATGGGTAATAACATGCAACAaactataacaaaaaaaaacacacattctcACATGCATTACTCCAAACACACCCACCTGTGAACTTTGTCATACGTGAGCACATACATTTAGCAGTACATGTACACGTACTTCAGTCATTTACAAAGAATAGGTATTTAACGctgtaaaaacaaattcattaatTGAAAACcacaaccattcactcacaGGGGAGGTCACTATAAAGTACACATGTAAGAAAAGGGGTGGCTTGCGGGTTAAATTGGGGAGGGCTAGGGGGGCACACTCACGCGGACGGCCCCAGGAGGAACACCCTGACGCTCCTCCTCTGCTCGTCCGTGTGCTGAGGACATCGCTGAGACCTGGTGGGTGGGACACAAGGTGGCGTTATACATCCCAGACCAGCTGACGCACACGCCTCGCCGACACTTTTTTCCACCCTAATTAGCTCCTTCCACTCAGAGACACAGAAAATGGGCCCAGGAGAGTTAATGAGATGGTGTTTATTCACCTGTGGGTGTTACACAGTGCACTGCGAAGAAGGTTCTTGCTCGCTGTTCGCACTTTAATGTAACAATATGGCATCATCCAGCATCCCAATAGGGTTTGAATGACTtccaattttgttgtttgtcaCTGATTCAATGACATTTATTTGGGAGAATTGTCAATTGACGAGTCAGACTCAAGTCACTTAAAAATGTCTTCCAGGCAGCCGTTTTGCGGAGTCTCTGAGTGAAAAGGCAGGTGATTGGTCGCCTGAGTGTGGGCGCGTGCGTGCAGGTCAATGGCTCGTCAGTCCGGCTGCCACTTGTGTTCAACCTTCAGTCAGTCCCAACATTGAAACTCAATAAGATGAAAGTGAAGTCGACATGCACTTCACTTTCATTTCAGATTACTATTGGGGGAAAGGGGAACTTTTTATAGGGGAAGACACACAAAACCGTATCGCAGCGGTGTGTAAGTGGGGTACATACCTCGTGCACATCTTCTTGGTGTGTTCAGAGATAACTCCACATTGCTGAACACATGTACAAGTGCTTAGAAAGCCTCTTTCTGAGCCAACTTATAGATTATGGTAcacattttgtatgaaaggCATCCGAACAAGCAGAATTACACATTTGTATGGTGGTGGAGGGAAGACTTGAGATATACTACTTTCGCGGAATGCTCTCAAAAGTAcaataatccctcgattatcgcgtcttcacttatcgcatATTCagtactttgtgattttttccgctattcatttttgattttttttttaagttcttaGTTTTTAAGTTGCTGTAGTCGACAAGTGTCAAGTTGGGCTTTAGTATCAAACCTTAAGAAGGACATTCTCACCGTGGTCAGAAGCGACCTAACTTCTTCAGGACCCAGAGTTTCATAATTGATGCCAGTgctgttgtagttgttgtactAAAAGGCATAAGACATGAAAAACGTTCAAAGTGAGTGACAAAGCAGTGTTGCCACTGTGCAGAGAGGTGAGACTGATTAATGAGGTGGTTACCTTAAAAGATTCTGACGGGACACTGCTGCCCAGATCACCTGAAACAGAAAACGAGGAAGGGATGTTAAAATGACTTGATAAACTTTAATATCCCCAACTTCTCATTAAATGCATTATGCAGGTAACATGACATCAACAAGTGTAGTATAAATATTTGAAGTTCATTTTATTCCTTTGTATTCAAATTCTATGTACTTATCAGAcctttaaaatatacatttacaaatatacaatatttaaaTGAGATCAAACACATGCAGGTATATCAATGTTATTTAAGATACTGACCATTCTTGTGCTTTAGAGATTTTGAGCGTCGAGGTGAATTTTGATTCTGcgtgaatgaaaaacaaaagttgCAGATAACCCAACATTGTCGATATTAAGGagaattttaaaaagagaaagaacCTTATCTGACTTTCTCTTCTTGGCTGCAAGCagaaaataacaatgtttttgggggagaaaaaaaatgtattacaaaaaagcaattctgtttctttttcaaattcCTACTCACATTTCTTCTCTGCACCATACGACCAGTCATTATCATTCAGGTCATCATTGTCTTCCTGGTCGCTCTCTGATTTGctgacattgttgttgttgctggcaAGCCTGTCGGAAATAGGCAATACATTCAATAAGGATAAGCATTTTGAGTCATTTGGGTGGGGCAACCTGCGGCTGGCGATGCGGCTGCTGTTGCGACCCATGCCCAGACACTTCTCCAAGTGGGGTGCGAAACGGGACGCTGCAATCAGTCGCTTGCAGTTGGGACACTCGCACTCCTTGTTCTTCCACTGATTGTACACTTGGCCGAAGATGTCCAGCCCTGGCTGGTCCACAATCTCTGCAAAATGGACACATGGCAAAAATGGGGGAGTTCCTTTTGTGGACATATTAGGAAATCTTTCAGGAAGCAGATTTTATCAAGGAGGAGTCTTTGAAAATCAAAGTACAGGCAGTAAGGCATGACGGTACCAACCGAATTCCTTGGCACTCTCTGGATCGGTGTCGTCCAAGAAGAAGTAGCCATGCTTGACGGCACGGTGCACCTCAAAGCAAAGGCCCAGGCAGGCGTCTTCCACCAGCTCAGAGTAGATGTCGTGGACTAAGGCCTACATAATCACAATAGTTGAAATAATAACTAATTTTGCCCCTCTGTAGTGAAATCATGATTCATGCCTCAGAACccagtcaattattttgttccCTATTCTGCACTATGTATGTCCCATACATATCCCGTGTTTGCTTCCCGGTTAACCACTAGATGGCGACAAATTGTTTGACGCAGTACCATTTTTCTCTATTGTAGATTTCCCATATTTTGCGTGTGAAGGGTATGGAAATAATTGTTAGTTACTGTGTAATTGTTGTTGTACCTCCAGCCTGTTGTTGTCCGGGCCTGACAGGGCCATATCCtccattttcatttgaaaacccTCTAAAGAATCTTCTCAGTGGCGTCGTAATGTGATGATGCTGTGTGACAtattcaaggaaaaaataatgGTGACATGAAGACGGACGTTCTTAGCGAGTtaaatttacaaaataatattcatattcACTCATAATCTTTCCTCCAACCTACTTTTATGGAAATAGCAGTGATGACAATCAATAGTAGTCGTATCACTTAATATATCACTCACACAAGCACCATCATTAAATACTTAAACCCTATATCAAGATGAAGAAGAGAGTATTTTCCACTCAAATGTACAGTCACTTATAAGTAAAGTGGCGTCATGGAGGTTTTATTTGGTTACGAATGAACAGCACAAGAAACGTAAGGATTTAGGTAGGTTTAAGTGCTTGCTAGCATTAGCTACTTAGCGGACTGGTGAACGCCGAACAGTGATGCGCGTGTGGCAACCAGCGTTAACGTGCACGCGCATTATcattttatcatcatcattcatAATCACCAAAAACACTATTATGATTACGTTTGGTTTGCTTTACCTCGTCACTGAAGCGGCCCGTTCCCCCCGGCGGGAGGCAACACAACATGACCCGCGTCAGTCAATGCGAGAATTCTTCGTCGACGTCCATACTGCAATTGTCACTCAAAAATGGTGTGTTTTGTTTAAATGGTTTGTTTGTCGCAAGTGTGGACAAATTAAACATTCGTTTCGTTTTGTGCTGGTTGACAGTCGCGAATCGGCCATGCAGCAGCGTTCGACCAATCATAACAAGTGGTAACAATGAACTTCCGTTTACGTCATATAATTgaattattcatgtttttttccccttttttaaggCAACTGCGCTAGAGTGTAACTACGGGGAATGCAACCCAGGACAAACAACCgtgaatgtattttaatttcgaCATAAGTAAAAATAAGACTGtacattcccccccccccccaaaaaatatatatagcatTGGAATTTGTCCcacaaaaacatttctaaaaaggattttgggggtgctggagtatatCCCAGGTAATTATACTCAGCTGACACACTGAATTGATTGCCATCCAATTACAGGGGACAATCAGGCTCACACTTAtatctaggggtaatttagtgtCTTAACAgtttactgtgcatgtttttgggatgttgaaGGAAGTGGATGGTCCTAGCAGTAGTCTAACATACAAGACAACCCATTCAAGATTGTGTTTATTTGCCCAAATACTTGAACTACAAGAACATCAACACCCTCCGCTATAGAAaacatcacgtttttttttttttttgtcaaatgataAGCAGTACAAATTTGTAAAGCTTTTTTCAAACATCTCTCTCCCTGacaaggaaaacaaaacaaccagGAGATAGACCGGCAGGGAAAAAACACATCATACAAAATCAAAAGTATTTACAAGAATCTTACAtcggcctacatacatatactacataggcctacatacatatactacataggaaTAGCATATGTATGTAGGCATATGTATGTGGGCCTATGTGGTATATGTATGtgggcctatgtagtatatacataggcccacatacatatactacatatgccTACACTCGCAACAAAAACAGATTCGGCATGGCTTCTTcttgattattttaatatagGACAAGATACCACCTCTGAGAACTAAACGGGATAAAATCAAGAGCAGAGGAggaagagagggggggggggggaagtaTTAACAAGGAAACATTCTTAAGAGTGCAATTTTTCCAGTACAAAGACCCTTGCATCCTGCCTGCTCCTCTCCCTGCTTTAAGTATCCCACCTGGTTGTTGTGTTCTTTGGCTGTAATAAGCCTGGCTCGTCCCTGCGGaacaatcaaataaaatggGCAAGATTgttttaaaacttaaaaaaagaaagaaaaaaaacgaagccTCAATTTGGAACATCGCCAAACCAGTGGGATGCGCGTTTGACTAAAATTTGCAGAAGGACTAACATGGGAACAAAAAAGAAGTTGATGTATGACATTATGACATTGAGGAAGCGTGGGCATGGGCTTGCAAAGTGGCAGAGCTTCCCCATCTTCGAATCCCCGTGGCTCAGCTTAGTCTGTCTTGTCACGGCGGTCACGCCTCCATTCAGAATTGTACGTCACCCTTCAGTCTGTCTCAGAGTCTGAGGATTCTCCCGAGTTGGAACCGCTGCTGCTCTCTTCTGACTTGTTCTCCTTGTCATCCACTTCATCGtcatcctcgtcgtcgtcgtcgtcgtcatcatcatcatcatcatcatcgtcgtcgtcgtcatcgtccttctttaaaataaacacaaggTGGCAACTTTTGTTAGCCATACTCTAAGATAAAAGTTAGTAAACATTTGCATTTATCTAGTTTAAAGCCTTTGactttttcgcaaaaaacacCTTACTGCATCAGCACAACTtacgtcatcatcgtcatcatcatcgtcgtcgtcgccgctgGAGGATGCTGCTTCTGAGGAAGCCATTTCTTTGTCGTTGTCGTTGTCTTCTTCATCGTCCTCGTCCTCTTCCTCAGATTCCTATAGGAGGCCACACAAGGAGTGAATTCTTGCTCATTTCCAAATGGATCATTCTGTTTATAAATATCTTTTAAACAGACAGTAGTCCCAAATGTTAAGCTTACAGTTTTCTTCAACTTTGCTTTGGGGCCTGTCGGTTTCGCTGGGGCTTTCCTCTTCTAAAAGATTGAAAAgacatttcaataaaaatagTGACAGTGAAGTAAAATAATGGCCACCAAGTCCTGTTGCGTTTGGAAATCCAGACTCACCTGAGAGTTGTACTCTTTATAGGTGTTCCTGATTTGAGCAGGCAAACTCTGTGACAGGAGAGAAGTGTTAAAAAGATGCTTCATTAAAGCAGCAACAGCAAGCATTTAGAACTTCAGAACACTCACCGTAAGCCACTCTTCCAGCACCACTTTGTACTGCATCTGCATCTCCTCGGCAATCTTCTTGTAGCGATCCTTGTCCTTCAGAGCCAGACTCTGCCAGCGGCTGCCGATCTCCGTCATCCTCTCTTTCATTGGCAGGTGGTTGAGCTCACCGTTGGAAAGCATCTCCTGAGAAAACTTCTGGTACCCATTTCTAATGGAAAAACAGGACGTCAGCTTGATGGAAATGAAATGGGGAAATTCACTCAAGAAATTGGGATTCAAACTCACGAAGGAGGCTTTTTGGGTTCACCCTCAAACTTCATTTTCTTCCCCACTGCGGTGGCGACAGGCGAACGCATTTCGCAAAGGTCTCGCTGTGGACAGGAGACACCAAATGTTGGTTGGCAGTCAACAAACCAGTCGTCGGTAGCGACCCGAGGCCAACACACTGCTGTCTAACCTCATATCTTTTCTGGTCTTCTGCCGCCTTCTTGATCCACATgatcttttccttcttttccatTGTGCTCCAGGTTCCCTCCATTGCTTTCTGGGCTTTGGGGCGGTCATTCTACAACACAGGAGCAATCTCAGGTGAACTAGCATTGAGCATGTAGCCTTACCAGTGCATACAACTACAAGACACTATGTCTccacaatgaaaaatatgataGGTGTGCCAACCTTAAATCTGGCAAGATAGTCTCCAATGACGCTCTGCTGCCAGATATCCTGCGCTGTCTTGGGTGGGTCAGGCAGACTGCGGTCCTCTTTCTTCTCAGACTGGGCCTTCAGGGTAGATTCCAGTCGCTTGTACTTCTCCTATGTTCAAACCAAGGCCACGGTTACATAATTGAAAGAAATTGCTGTTCAAATTTCTTTGTCCCGTCTTACCTTCTTCTTGTCGGGCAGCTCGTTCCACATGCGCGCCAGCAGCCGCGTCAGTTCGCTGTCAGAAAGATCTGGACGCTCTTGGTGGAGCTTGGGACGTTTCTCCTCGGAGAAGATGAATATCGCTGAGATGGGCCGCTTGGGTTTCTCTGGACTGGCCTTCAAATTAAGTAACAGCAATAATGTAATCAGaaacagaaaatgacaaaataatccaGAACTTCCTTGCTCTAATTACCATAGCTTTGGAGTTTCTCTTTCTGGAAGCAGCGCTGTTAGCCAATATCCCTCTCTTGACTCCCACCTTTTCCTCAGACAAGACTCTTTGCTGCTCCTCCTCAGTCAAACCCtgaagagacaaaaaaagtgcagtttaaattattaaaatctTACACCCGGATCCTATTTTTAACAAGGTCAAAAAGTTTTCACTTGATGTGTTCTTCCCATGACGACACAggttttatcttttatttttagcgaactttgttgttatttgttgcCAAAGTATGAAAAACTTACACTGAGGAATCtgttcatttcaatttcataCTCCTTCTTTCTCTGTGGAGAGAATAAAAAGACATATTCAGAGCAAAGTCGAGAGATAGGCGGCCATTTTGCGTTACCTGCTCGCAGCGTTTCTGGTAAGCCTCCTTCTCGCTCTGCTTGATCAGCCTCCAGCGCTGGCTGCACATCACCATGCGCTCGGTGCTGGGCACATCCTTCATGCTGGACATAAGCTCGGCACAGAACATGGAGTAACCGTTcctgaagagagaaaaaaaaataaatatgagtaTCCTCTTTCTGAAATGCGGATGGACGAGATGGGCAGGAGTGACTGACGGTGCAGGCTTGTCGGGGCGCCCCTCAGATTTGTCTTTCAGGTGCCTCTCGGCTTTGGTCAGCGTGGACTTGGCAAAGTCCCCCTGTGACAGATTCAACTCGGGGTGTTGCTGGATGTATTCGCGCATGGTCTCCTGAGAAatagaagaaacaaaaagtgTAAAGGGAATATGTGCCAATCACTAGCAGATTTGCAAACATCTAATTATCTGCCAAATTTGTAGTCAAGACGGCCCGTCATATATATGCCCCCAATCAGACATCGCGAAAGCATCTTTCCTTTGGAGGCATGCTGCATCTTCTCACCTGGTATTCCTTTTGCTGCTCCAGTGACTTGGCGATCCACTTAAGTCTCTTCTTGTCCGTGAGCTGTGTCCACTGCTTGCCGAGAAAGTCCTTGACCTCCTTTATGGTGGCCTGAAGAATAGCCAAAAAGGTCAATGTGCACCCCAATGATATAACGTGCACGCACAACCCAGAAAAACAACTTACATCCGGTTGGACCTTTTGGTAGGCCTTTTTTTCATGGCTGAACCACAGCTGTTGGGGAGTTTTGGCCTTCTCAGGAATATTTGGGCCTTTCTTGGACATGCTTTCGGCAAGGTCAGGGTGTTCCTCCCTATAAGGTAACACTCTTGTGAACTAGTCCAAGGTTAAGTGGCAAAAATTCAAGAATGTAGTAGATCATCTCACCTGAACCTCGTCATGCTGTgtacaaatgtttgtttgtccgTCTGGAAGTCTTCCATATATTTGTTCTAAAAGCAAAAGTTGAAACTTCAGAATCTAGTGGTCTCTTTTTGATACATACCAAATGAACATCCGTGCttgcctttttcttttctggGAGCTCACGGTATTTCTTGGACAAGATCTTGGTCAAATCTAAGTTGCTCATTTCTGGATGCAATTTTGCATACTTTGCCCGCTTCTCCATGAAGAAGCGAAAGTAAGGTGTCAAAGGCTTCTTGGGGAAATCGGGATGTTTCTGTCGTGCCAAGATAACATTTTTAGTAACATAACACTCAGATTAAAGAGCCACTTTCGATCCACCTTAATTGCACAAATGGCTGATCCCAGGAACGTCCCTCTCCTGCGCGATGAGCCGTTCTAAATCATattaatttatcatttatttttacatgagCTTTGTTCCCAAAATATTCATTTCCTAAATTTTCCCCACATACCCAAATCCACCAACATTGAAGCAATTTGAGAGGTATCCCTGCTCAAGTATGCACACTTCTTATGCAAAGATGTGA
Coding sequences within it:
- the tmub2 gene encoding transmembrane and ubiquitin-like domain-containing protein 2, which produces MAVCALTMLDGMGGDATVVGGGLLVALALVLAWLSTHVADRGDHILGAILTTGTHSSVISVGGDSGGNTTADTPEQTGASPPALENKPDDVDADEGASPEDADLLLDIQSKAPPGGSLCASDVDEEDDYGDEEELEDGCKKGLSTSVPPSFCVRLKFLNDTEEVAVVKPHHTVDQLKSKYFSGREHQIKLIYQGQLLQDSKRTLLSLNVTHNSVIHCHVSQAPHDVNPAAGEAGSLQGATTVSGGLRPPGMVISTGSLVVPVFVVILAVVWYFRINYRQFFTAPATISLVGVTVFFSFLIFGMNSR
- the atxn7l3a gene encoding ataxin-7-like protein 3 isoform X1 translates to MKMEDMALSGPDNNRLEALVHDIYSELVEDACLGLCFEVHRAVKHGYFFLDDTDPESAKEFEIVDQPGLDIFGQVYNQWKNKECECPNCKRLIAASRFAPHLEKCLGMGRNSSRIASRRLASNNNNVSKSESDQEDNDDLNDNDWSYGAEKKSKKRKSDKNQNSPRRSKSLKHKNGDLGSSVPSESFKYNNYNSTGINYETLGPEEVRSLLTTQCGVISEHTKKMCTRSQRCPQHTDEQRRSVRVFLLGPSASSLPDADAMVESGTFDLQGDAGGSQNLISRLQWEDSPEVSPTDSASSRASTNHSDPRRPKKKKRTSLAMNSAAGASEGTSGNLSSGSNGTVSQSNVSLPTKKKRPKLPAPSISSIYDDLN
- the atxn7l3a gene encoding ataxin-7-like protein 3 isoform X2, which gives rise to MKMEDMALSGPDNNRLEALVHDIYSELVEDACLGLCFEVHRAVKHGYFFLDDTDPESAKEFEIVDQPGLDIFGQVYNQWKNKECECPNCKRLIAASRFAPHLEKCLGMGRNSSRIASRRLASNNNNVSKSESDQEDNDDLNDNDWSYGAEKKSKKRKSDKNQNSPRRSKSLKHKNGDLGSSVPSESFKYNNYNSTGINYETLGPEEVRSLLTTQCGVISEHTKKMCTRSSLPDADAMVESGTFDLQGDAGGSQNLISRLQWEDSPEVSPTDSASSRASTNHSDPRRPKKKKRTSLAMNSAAGASEGTSGNLSSGSNGTVSQSNVSLPTKKKRPKLPAPSISSIYDDLN